The region GTCTCGGGGGGAACACTTTTGACCGGCAACCAGTTGATCGCAGCCGACACTAGCAACAACGGCAGCATTTCATCATTCGACGCAGCAAAGATCGCTCAATTCGTCTCAGGCGGCACGATCATTCAGCCAAACGTCACCGGAACCTGGAGATTCATTCCCGTAAACAGGGCTTACGCCTCAGTCACATCAAGTGTTGCAGGCGAAGACTTTATAGCATTGCTAATGGGCGAGGTTTCCGGTAACTGGACAAATACTGCTCCTACATCGGCGACAAGGTAACTTGGGCCTCGCTCACAACTGATCTCCTTCTTTTGCTATACTCTCGAATTGTATCGAGACAACAGACGCGTGCCTTCCGGCATCGAAAATATGCTTTTGTTCAGCGATCAGCATTTTAGTTTATGAAAAGTTCGTTTGGTCTAAATTTGCTCAAGTCTGTCCTTGTTTCGTTAGTTTTTGCGACGGCCGTTTTTGCGCAAAAAGCAACACCGACACCGCCTGTACCGTCTGACGACACTGGAGCGACAAAAGTCTTTGAGGTTCGGTTGCCGGTTACGGTCACGCAAAAGAAGAATCTTATAAGTGGACTGACGCGCGGCGATTTTCAGATCTTTGAGGACGGTGTACAACAAGAAGTAACGTTCTTTTCGTCGGAAAAATCAAATCCGCCGGTTTATGTCGGCGTGCTGATGGATACTTCGCCTTCGACCGCCGGAAAGATGAAGTTTTCAAAAGAAGCGGCAAGAAACTTTATCTACACCGTCATCCAACTGCGAAAAGATAAGGCCGCGTTCATGACATTCGATCACGAGGTCACGCTACGACAGGATTTTACAGACAAAATGGACCTGCTCGACAAAGCGGTCGATAAGATAAGCAAAACAGGTTCGCAAACGGCGCTTTACGATGCGGTTTGGCAGTTTGCTGACGAAAAGCTGCGCACTGTTCCGGGCCGTCGCGTGATCGTCGTCATAACTGACGGCGACGATACATTCAGCCGCGCCGAACTAAAAGACGCGATCGACATAGCTCAGCGAACCGAGACAACCATATTCGGGATCTCTACCAAAGCAGGTTTTCTTGGTTCTGTTCCCGGTGTTGATGCTGGAACGATCAAAGACAAAGGCGACAAGTTTTTATCGCAGCTCTGCGAAGACACTGGCGGCGAAGTTTTTTTTACAGGCGATATGCTTGCACTGGAAAAGGCATTCAAAAAGATATCGGATGAACTGCGATCGCAATACCTGATCACTTATCGGCCGGCCAATCAAAATCTCGACGGCCGGGCACGCAAGATCGAAGTTCGCTTTACGGATAAAGAAAAAACCGGTAAATATAAGATCCGCACAAAGTCGAGCTACAGAGCGATCAAAGACAATTTGAAGTAGGAGTTTTACAAATGTTGTTTTCGCGAATTCGATCCTTTGCTTTTTTTGCTGCGGCTTTTCTGTTTGTCGGCCTTATAGGTCTTTCTGTTGCCAACGCTCAACAGACGCC is a window of Chloracidobacterium sp. DNA encoding:
- a CDS encoding VWA domain-containing protein, which produces MKSSFGLNLLKSVLVSLVFATAVFAQKATPTPPVPSDDTGATKVFEVRLPVTVTQKKNLISGLTRGDFQIFEDGVQQEVTFFSSEKSNPPVYVGVLMDTSPSTAGKMKFSKEAARNFIYTVIQLRKDKAAFMTFDHEVTLRQDFTDKMDLLDKAVDKISKTGSQTALYDAVWQFADEKLRTVPGRRVIVVITDGDDTFSRAELKDAIDIAQRTETTIFGISTKAGFLGSVPGVDAGTIKDKGDKFLSQLCEDTGGEVFFTGDMLALEKAFKKISDELRSQYLITYRPANQNLDGRARKIEVRFTDKEKTGKYKIRTKSSYRAIKDNLK